In Helicobacter mastomyrinus, the sequence TACGCAAAAACTCATCAAGCGGCTTTAGAATCGTGTAATTATTCTGTGTCTCATTAAATGCTATCATCTTTTCATCTTCAAGACGTATTAAAATGCGTGAGGCTTGGCTTTTATTAAGACCAAATTTTGCGAAAAACTCCTCGTCTATGTTTTCATTATTGCATTCAAAGCTTAAATCATTGACTTCTTTTTGCAATGTGTCTATAAAGCCAGATTCTCTAGCACTGACTACAATATCAAGGTAATTTATATCATAAAAGGCATTATCATCATAATTAAAATATCTATGTGTGATTCTTTTGCCTGTGCTATTTACGCATAGTCTCAAGCCTCGCCCTACTTGCTGATGAATGCTTGTCTCTTTATCTGTGGAGGCTAATTTCACAAGAGTAAAAACATTAGGATTATCCCAGCCCTCCTGCAATGCCCAAACGCTAAAGATAAATCTCAAAGAAGTATCAAAGGATAATAGCTTCTCTTTATCTTTTAGAATCAATGCTATATCGGCGGCTTCTTGGTTGTCCTGATTTTTGCTGTCTTTGGAAGAAAGTTTTGCATCGCCGCTAAAATAGCCTTGATGAACGCGTAAATTGCCACTTTCATCAAAATCTTTTGTTAGATATTCTCTATAAGATTTGGGTAAATCCTGCTTTAGAATCTCTTTTCTTTTTGCTTTGTATAATGCTTCAAATTCATCTTTGATAAATGCTTTATCACCTCGAAAATCTGCAATATTTGGGATAAAAAATAAGCTTAACGCTTTGATATTTTTTTCAAAAAGTGTTAATTCTTTTTCAAAATGCAAATCAATAGCAATTTTTAGAATCCTAGAAATCTCTTCTTGACTTAGAGCATTTTCTTTTTCTATGATTTGCTTATTGCTTAAATACACTTTATTAGATTCTATATTCATTATCTCTATGCCATTCAAGCCGATTTTACCACAGTCGTCGCCTTTTTTAAGGATAATCTCTTGCTCTATATCGCTATTATTATAGATAAAAATTGCTCCTTTTTTATTAGCACTTTTAAGCCTTAAGCCCGTGCCTTTTGTGCTGGCATTATTAACCCTTATTTGCTTAACAAGATATTGTCTAAATGCACTCATAGAATCTAAACAATATGCCATATTACTCAATTCATCTGTCTTCTCTTTAGGAAAAGTCGCTCCAAAGCGGAAATATAAGCTTTTAAGCTTATTAAAGTTTTGCTTGAAAGCCTCGCCTTTTAGCAAATGCGGCTCATCAATAATGCTAATGGGATTAAGGGCGATAATATTTTCAAAAATGCTCTTGGTATTAAACAAGCCCTCATTTGCCCTATTTAAAATATTACTATCTTTATCAATCGCACTATTGGTTAAAACAAGGAGGCTTAGCTCATCTGTATTTTTGATATATTGACTGATAATTGCACTTTGAGATTCTCGCCCTGTATAAAAATATGTTTTGATATGCTTTTGATATTGGATATAAAAATAATCTTTTGTAAGCTGTATATTTTGCTTGATAGATTCTAAAATCGCCTTGCGTGGGACAAAGAGAATGAATTTATTTTGCTGAAAACTTTTGTGAAGTTCAAAAATCAAATTAAGATAAGTAAAAGTCTTGCCCGTGCCTGTCTCCATAAGAATATCGATATTTAAATTATCGCTTATATTTTTCTTAGGCGGTAAATGAGACGAATTAGACATATTATAAAACTCCTGCAAACATTGCTTGAGATTGCTATGAGTCTTAAAATCATAATGTACCAATATGCTTTTAATATTATCAATACAATGCTGCTGGTAGTCTTGCTTTTCAAAAATCATTTTGCCTCCATTATGTTAGAGTATTTGTATTAGGGTATCGCCTCTCAAAAAATTATTTTCTCCCATCTTCTAAGACTTTAGATTCTCCATTGGATTCTATTTCTAGCACGACATAAGGAAGCCCTTGCTTGTTTAGCTCTTGCATAAATGGATCAGGGTTGTTTTGCTCCATATTCCACACACCCGCACCTTGCGTTGCCTCTTTGGTAATTTTAGCGGAGTCTTCGCTCTCAATTTCGGTCATTACCGCTTTGGTAACTCCCTCATTTCGAGCTTGACAACCACTAAAATTCCTCAAAGACGCTGCCGCAATAGTATTTGATTTATCATCTAAAATCTTAGAATTTCTATCACTACTTGCCACTTCCACACAATTCTTATTGTTTCCATTTTGCAACTCTAGCGCATTATCAATTCCTTGATATTCCCCACCTTTTGGCATATCCTTGTTTGCCTCCAAACGCATTTGGATTTTAGAATCTGCAAATTCTAAGGTTGCAGATGAATTTTTGGGGTTGTGCGAGGTAAGCGAATGAGGCGTATTAGACATACTCCGCAATGAAGCGTCCGCTGCACTCCCCAAAAAGTCGCTACAAACTGAATTTGCCCCAACTCCCCATTTACCTTCGCAAATGAGTTTCGCCCCAATCATCGCCGGCACGCCTGTGGTATAGCTCACACCCTGCGCATTCACTTCGGCGTAGCATTTCTCGTGTTCGCAAATATTATAAATATAGATTGTGCGCTCTTTGCCGTCTTTCAACCCTTTCATATAGCAGCCAATGTGTGTCTGCCCTTTAGTGCGAGAGGCTAGACTTGCAGGGTCGGGTAAAAGCGTCTTTAGCACTTCTATTGGCACAATCTTTTGCCCCTTATGCTCCACCTCATCAACCCTCAAAAAGCCGATGTTTTCAAGGCATTTCATATGCGTGAGATAGCTCTCTCCAAAGGTCATAAAAAAGCGGATTTGCCTTAAGCCCTTAATGTTTCTTATTAAAGATTCTAGCTCCTCGTGGTAGAGGAGGTAAGAGTTTTTCACACCTACTTCTGGGTATTCCCACTCTTTCATCAATGCTAGGGGTGCGATGTCTCGCCACTGCCCCCCAAAGTAAGATTCCACCTTCAAATCCTGCGTATTGCTTTCTAATCTAAAATGCTTCTCCTCTCGCTCAAACTTGCGATAAATGCTATCTTGCTTTAAGTCAGGATTGAGGGCGAGGTCAGTAGGAGAGACAAGAGAATGTGTGGCTTCTATGGGCTTGTCTTTTTGCGAAAAATCGCGGAGTTTGTCGCTCACTTCGTCAATAGACGTTTTAGTCTTATTTCCTTGTTCGCTTCTGCACAACCCCGATTTTTCATCAAAAATACTTCGCCCTTGCCGCGTTGTTAGATTCTGTGTGTTTATAGAATCCGCATGAGATTCTGCCCTACTTTCTTGCGTTCTAAGATTGGTGGTGCTTTCGTAGCTTTTGGCACTTTTCAAGGGTGAGCTAGACATAGAGTCTGCGATATCCCTTGAAAATGTGCCAACATCTGCGGAATGATTACCCCAAGCTGAATGCCCTGAATCTCTCACCCAATATCGAGCTTTTGATGAAACTTCCCTCAAATTAATCTCCGGATTAAAGTTTGTCGCAAACGCATAGCCGTGGTCTCCTGCATTGCAATCAAGTATATCAATGCTATGAATCTCATCAAAATAATGCTTCTGCGCATAGGCACAAAAGATATTGGTTACGCCCGGGTCAAAGCCACTGCCTAAAAGCGCGTAAATCGCCGCTCTCTTGTAGCGGGTATCATAAGCCCACTGCTCTTTGTATTCAAAATGTGCATTATCGGGGTGCTCATAGTTTGCGGTATCTAAATAATGCGTTTTTGTCCTTAAGCACGCTTCCATAATGGCTAAATCCTGATAGGGCAGAGCGACATTCACCACCAAATAGGGCTTGTATTTTTCTATCAATGCCACTAGAGATTCTACGCTATCTGCATCAACAAAATCTACCTCGATTTCCCCCAAGCCCTTAGCCCTAATAGAATCCGCTATCGCCTGACATTTAGAAATCGTGCGTGAGGCTAAAATAATGCGTGAAAATACATCTCTATTCATCGCCATTTTATGGGCTACCACACCACCTACACCACCTGCCCCAATTTGTAGCACTACCTTGCCTACATTTCCTTTACCCATACGCACTCCTTTAGTAACCATTCACATTATTGTAACATTTTATTCTATATCATCGCTGCATAATCCTTACACAAAAGGGGTATTACGGATTCATAAATCAAATATGCTATGATTGAACATTTTATTTAAAAAGGCTGCTTATGTTACTCTCCTGTGCTATTTCACAAGCTTTTGAGGGCTATCTCACATTGCAAAATGCAATTACAAATGACTTTGAGCTAAGCGGTATCGCCCCTTTAGAATCTGCCTCATCTTCGCAAATAAGCTATATTGACCAAGATAAATATATCGCTTCACTTGCAGATTCTAAGGCGGGGGCGGTGCTCATACGGCAAAATCTACTTGAAAAAATCCCTGCACATATACAGCCCTTAGTGGTAGAAAATCCTCATTTAGCTTTTGCACTGCTTTCAGCGCTATTTGCACAGCCCTGCTTCGCACTTGAGAGTTCTACACAAAATCAAATCGCAAAGAGTGTGCAAATCGCCCCAAACGTACATATTGGAGAGAATGTGAGTATTGGTGAGGGCAGTGTGATTATGCCCGGGGTAGTGATTGGCGCGAATGTCCGCATTGGGGAATCTTGCAAAATTTATCCAAATGTTGTTATCTACTGTGATAGTCTTATTGGCAATCGTGTGAATATCCACGCGGGGAGCGTGATAGGCTGTGATGGCTTTGGTTACGCGCATACAAATGATGGCAGACATATCAAAATCGAGCATAACGGACGTGTGGTGATAGAAGATGATGTGGAAATTGGGGCGAATAACACTATCGATAGGG encodes:
- a CDS encoding saccharopine dehydrogenase family protein, with protein sequence MGKGNVGKVVLQIGAGGVGGVVAHKMAMNRDVFSRIILASRTISKCQAIADSIRAKGLGEIEVDFVDADSVESLVALIEKYKPYLVVNVALPYQDLAIMEACLRTKTHYLDTANYEHPDNAHFEYKEQWAYDTRYKRAAIYALLGSGFDPGVTNIFCAYAQKHYFDEIHSIDILDCNAGDHGYAFATNFNPEINLREVSSKARYWVRDSGHSAWGNHSADVGTFSRDIADSMSSSPLKSAKSYESTTNLRTQESRAESHADSINTQNLTTRQGRSIFDEKSGLCRSEQGNKTKTSIDEVSDKLRDFSQKDKPIEATHSLVSPTDLALNPDLKQDSIYRKFEREEKHFRLESNTQDLKVESYFGGQWRDIAPLALMKEWEYPEVGVKNSYLLYHEELESLIRNIKGLRQIRFFMTFGESYLTHMKCLENIGFLRVDEVEHKGQKIVPIEVLKTLLPDPASLASRTKGQTHIGCYMKGLKDGKERTIYIYNICEHEKCYAEVNAQGVSYTTGVPAMIGAKLICEGKWGVGANSVCSDFLGSAADASLRSMSNTPHSLTSHNPKNSSATLEFADSKIQMRLEANKDMPKGGEYQGIDNALELQNGNNKNCVEVASSDRNSKILDDKSNTIAAASLRNFSGCQARNEGVTKAVMTEIESEDSAKITKEATQGAGVWNMEQNNPDPFMQELNKQGLPYVVLEIESNGESKVLEDGRK
- the lpxD gene encoding UDP-3-O-(3-hydroxymyristoyl)glucosamine N-acyltransferase is translated as MLLSCAISQAFEGYLTLQNAITNDFELSGIAPLESASSSQISYIDQDKYIASLADSKAGAVLIRQNLLEKIPAHIQPLVVENPHLAFALLSALFAQPCFALESSTQNQIAKSVQIAPNVHIGENVSIGEGSVIMPGVVIGANVRIGESCKIYPNVVIYCDSLIGNRVNIHAGSVIGCDGFGYAHTNDGRHIKIEHNGRVVIEDDVEIGANNTIDRAVFGETRIKQGVKIDNLVQIGHNCVVGEHSILVSQVGLAGSTTTGRNVVMGGQAGTGGHIHIGDFVQIAGRGAVGKNLPPHTKWGGHPLMEFDEWIKFFVSLRRMVKKSPKMKEK
- a CDS encoding DEAD/DEAH box helicase family protein gives rise to the protein MIFEKQDYQQHCIDNIKSILVHYDFKTHSNLKQCLQEFYNMSNSSHLPPKKNISDNLNIDILMETGTGKTFTYLNLIFELHKSFQQNKFILFVPRKAILESIKQNIQLTKDYFYIQYQKHIKTYFYTGRESQSAIISQYIKNTDELSLLVLTNSAIDKDSNILNRANEGLFNTKSIFENIIALNPISIIDEPHLLKGEAFKQNFNKLKSLYFRFGATFPKEKTDELSNMAYCLDSMSAFRQYLVKQIRVNNASTKGTGLRLKSANKKGAIFIYNNSDIEQEIILKKGDDCGKIGLNGIEIMNIESNKVYLSNKQIIEKENALSQEEISRILKIAIDLHFEKELTLFEKNIKALSLFFIPNIADFRGDKAFIKDEFEALYKAKRKEILKQDLPKSYREYLTKDFDESGNLRVHQGYFSGDAKLSSKDSKNQDNQEAADIALILKDKEKLLSFDTSLRFIFSVWALQEGWDNPNVFTLVKLASTDKETSIHQQVGRGLRLCVNSTGKRITHRYFNYDDNAFYDINYLDIVVSARESGFIDTLQKEVNDLSFECNNENIDEEFFAKFGLNKSQASRILIRLEDEKMIAFNETQNNYTILKPLDEFLRNDERCKELLGIKFTEILNALKATENKHKQIINASLPSKKVKIKQDLAKDFKELWDLVNKKAKIVYKNIQHKQLIDDIANAFRANKIAKEHIIYEKKMFNTQTNTIQTLQTKTLEDISYEAEITKDIHNQLLDFAKGTQLPLSFLIQVYNKLDKTYFYNSPFKAFESLKTCIKESIHTNLLQSIDYDFSCNIFSSNYYSLIDKNGNIKDSIDMQKLGHYREQGQTPDNYLYEDIICDSNIEKAIIEERHTKLEHSTLKVFAKLPKLSIPTPYKNYEPDFAYFLENSNGKKIFFICESKGYDTYSDIPKKEQQKIDYAKVFFDKLQQELKESNIQIIFETRINKQALLEVLKEALQRRENAKS